Genomic DNA from Pontibacillus yanchengensis:
ATGCAGAAGCTAGGATTAAAAAATAAGTCAGAAATGATCCAATATGGTATTAATAATAGTTATTTGGATTTAAAGCTGAACAACCACTAATGAAGAGAGGTGGTTGTTTTTTTATGGCCAAAAAACTCCCTGACAGGAGTAGAAGTTTAGGGGAATCCCCTTATACCTTATCCCCCATCTTATAATGAAATTACCATGTTCTTAAGGGGGGGAATGATGGTGGGAAAACAACATGAAAAATGGCTAACTCGCTTATCTATTGGAATAAGTCTAGTTATGCTTTTAGCATTAATCGGACGCTTGTTTTAAAGGGGGAAACATGATGTTTGAACAAAATGAAGCAATGTGGAGTCGTTATTTAACGGAATTAACACTAGGTTTCCATATTATCTTCGCAACGATTGGTGTTGGCATACCATTAATGATTGCGCTAGCTCAATGGATTGGGATTAAACGCAATGATCCTCATTATCTATTATTAGCACGGCGTTGGACAAGAGGGTTTGTCATTACGGTAGCGGTTGGGGTTGTTACGGGAACGGCAATTGGTCTTCAATTGGGTCTTCTTTGGCCAAAATTTTTGGAGATTGCAGGGCAAATCATCGCGTTACCACTATTTATGGAAACGTTTGCTTTTTTCTTCGAGGCAATCTTTCTAGGAATCTACATTTATACATGGAATCGATTTAAAAATCCTATGCGCCATTTTTTACTACTAATTCCTGTTGCCATTGGTGCATCCATGTCTGCGTTTTTTATCACCACTGTAAATAGTTTTATGAATGCACCACAAGGATTCGAAATGGTGGATTTTATTGCGATTCAACTTAAAACCATTGCAACTCTATTCACGCTGAATAAAAAGCATTTCTCAAGTAATAGTAAACAAACACCAGTTGTAACAGATAAAAAATATCACAACGGGTTAATAAACAAACCTTCATCCCCAGTGGATGTGAGATGGGGGGGACAGGTACCTCGTCCCAAACTGAGACGAGGTACCTGTCCCTCCGTCTCAGTTCATTTTACTCTATAGTCCTAGTAGTTTATAATGGAGTGTCAAATAAGAACGAACAAGGAACGGGAAGTGCCTATGACTAAACGAAAGAATAGTGGATATAAAAAAACTGGAAAAAAACCGAATAAATCCCAAAAGTCTTATGGGAAAAAAGATTCTGCGCCGGGGAATCAAAAAGGGAGCCCTTCCAAAGGCAAGGGTAAAGGAAACGATGCGCGTCAGCGTGGCGGGAAGTCTGTAACTGCTGAGGTAACTTGCTCAGGTCTGACTACTGATGGCAAAGGTATTGCTCAGTGGGAAGGGAAACAACTCGAGGTAGAGCATCTGCTGCCTGGGGAAAAGGCTGAGGTATTGGTTTCTAAAAGTGGAAAGTTTGTTAACGCAGAGTTGAAGCGGGTTGTTAGCCCATCTGAAGACCGAGTTACGCCGCCATGTCCATATTTTTACGAGTGTGGAGGATGTCAGATTCAACATATGAGTAATGATGCGCAAATGCGGTTCAAGCAGAAAACGATTGATGCACTCATGAAGCCATTTGGAAAACCAGAACCTATTTTGACGATGGACCATCCATATGGTTATCGGAATAAGAATAATATGACATTCGGTTTGAATAAAGAGCGGCAGGTTATTGGTGGTTTATATGCGCAAAATAGCCATCATATTATACCAATGGACCGATGTCTCATTCACGACCCGAAAGCGGATGAGATTGTGCAGACCATCAAGGACTATATGAAGTCCACGAAAATGCAACCATATAATGAAGACACTGGACATGGGTTCTTGCGCCACGTGCTGATCAAGGTAGGCAAGGTTAGCGGTGAAATTATGGTGGTTCTGGTAGCTGCATCATCTGTGTTCCAAGGTAAGAACAACTTTTTGAAGGCTCTTCGAAAAGCTCATCCAGAAATTACGACCATGATTTTGAATGTAAATACTCGAAATGACAGCATGGTGCTTGGTAATCAGGAAAAGGTGCTGTT
This window encodes:
- the rlmD gene encoding 23S rRNA (uracil(1939)-C(5))-methyltransferase RlmD, whose product is MTKRKNSGYKKTGKKPNKSQKSYGKKDSAPGNQKGSPSKGKGKGNDARQRGGKSVTAEVTCSGLTTDGKGIAQWEGKQLEVEHLLPGEKAEVLVSKSGKFVNAELKRVVSPSEDRVTPPCPYFYECGGCQIQHMSNDAQMRFKQKTIDALMKPFGKPEPILTMDHPYGYRNKNNMTFGLNKERQVIGGLYAQNSHHIIPMDRCLIHDPKADEIVQTIKDYMKSTKMQPYNEDTGHGFLRHVLIKVGKVSGEIMVVLVAASSVFQGKNNFLKALRKAHPEITTMILNVNTRNDSMVLGNQEKVLFGKGTITDTLCGLEFEISARSFYQINPVQTEKLYSKAIEMADLTGKETVIDAYCGIGTIGLIASKKAGKVIGVEENNDAVKDAIRNSKRNGVKNARFHQGDAGEFMVQMAARGEKADVVIMDPPRSGSDEAFLSSVVKLKPKRVVYVSCNPETQARDLKYLVKNGYEVEGIQPVDMFPQTVHVEAVTKLVRKK